One stretch of Paenibacillus sp. FSL R5-0341 DNA includes these proteins:
- the dnaN gene encoding DNA polymerase III subunit beta: MKIVVDSELLAEALEDASKAIASKNIMPILDCFLIEAGTEGVKVTGTDTRTTIQSYIFSEHVQVESPGQIALPKLSLEVIKKLNGDVSIEKKGNNAIIISRKKEIDMGVFDPEEFPRVPDIDDSELFETTGKELKRLFRKATYAADPTGKNAAILAGAHVYINDGVFGIEATDRHRLAKTEQDTDVGNLGGAVIEAKALGELQKIILDKDNLEFGFSKSFTGEVVHVFARTDRFTFYSRVLEGAFPDLGRMSIVPDGVTEVSVEKRELMSCLDLIYTLAKEDKHNQIIISITENEVSIRGKGKESGKANESLVPLSFKGENFAVALNSKYFIDAIKALEGDKVTLVFPGKLKPIYILDESDERSLHIVLPYRTEEV; this comes from the coding sequence ATGAAAATAGTCGTGGATAGTGAGCTGCTGGCAGAAGCCTTGGAAGATGCAAGCAAGGCCATTGCAAGCAAGAACATTATGCCTATTCTGGATTGCTTCTTAATCGAGGCTGGTACAGAAGGTGTTAAGGTCACTGGAACGGATACACGTACAACGATACAGTCATACATTTTCAGTGAACACGTTCAAGTTGAATCGCCTGGTCAGATCGCACTCCCTAAGCTATCCCTTGAAGTTATCAAGAAACTCAATGGAGATGTGAGCATTGAGAAAAAAGGCAACAACGCGATTATCATTTCTCGGAAGAAGGAAATTGACATGGGTGTATTTGATCCAGAAGAGTTTCCAAGGGTGCCTGACATTGATGACAGCGAGTTGTTTGAAACTACTGGAAAAGAACTTAAACGGCTATTCAGAAAAGCAACCTACGCTGCTGATCCAACCGGCAAGAATGCGGCAATCCTAGCTGGAGCACATGTTTACATTAATGACGGAGTATTTGGCATTGAAGCAACAGATCGGCACAGGCTAGCTAAAACAGAGCAAGACACAGATGTAGGTAACTTGGGTGGAGCTGTCATTGAGGCCAAGGCATTGGGTGAATTGCAAAAGATCATCTTGGATAAAGACAATCTTGAATTTGGATTTTCGAAATCCTTCACCGGCGAAGTAGTACACGTATTTGCGAGAACAGACCGATTCACTTTTTACTCCAGAGTTTTGGAAGGAGCGTTCCCGGATTTAGGCCGGATGTCAATCGTGCCAGATGGTGTTACGGAAGTAAGCGTTGAAAAAAGAGAATTAATGAGTTGCCTTGATCTCATTTACACACTTGCTAAGGAAGATAAGCATAACCAGATCATCATCAGCATCACAGAGAATGAAGTGAGCATTCGCGGCAAAGGAAAAGAATCTGGAAAGGCAAATGAGAGTTTAGTTCCATTGTCATTTAAAGGTGAAAATTTCGCCGTTGCATTGAATTCCAAGTATTTCATAGATGCTATCAAAGCATTAGAAGGAGATAAGGTGACACTGGTTTTCCCTGGCAAGTTGAAGCCAATTTATATCCTGGATGAAAGTGACGAGAGATCACTCCACATTGTACTCCCTTATAGGACGGAAGAAGTGTAA
- the dnaI gene encoding primosomal protein DnaI has protein sequence MGSFQEELKALIPPRFAERQQAAIQQIDGHPEIKRLRQAYPDRSGDLTSPRRYRDVSEHLAQCDACATCPGLLSCQNVQKGHRSVEEPNPDKQDELVFRLKKCELLKSYERQQGIGERIKSHFIPEHILNATFDDIEPDPPRMAAIAGAVKFCSEFVPKETVQGLYLYGPMGVGKSRFAGAIARELAKCEVDVLMVYVPDFIEEIKDAIGSKESVAKKLDALRTVPVLILDDIGAESMSGWVRDEVIGPVLQRRMERLPTIYTSNLTIQELFKHFANAKGSQDEKKAARIIERIEPFVKSLPVGGRNRRRG, from the coding sequence ATGGGCAGCTTTCAGGAGGAACTCAAGGCACTAATTCCCCCAAGGTTTGCAGAACGACAGCAGGCAGCTATTCAGCAAATTGATGGCCATCCGGAAATCAAACGGCTCCGACAGGCCTATCCTGATCGATCGGGAGACCTTACAAGTCCTAGAAGATACAGGGATGTTTCAGAGCATTTGGCTCAATGCGATGCATGCGCCACGTGCCCAGGTCTACTAAGCTGTCAGAACGTCCAGAAGGGGCATAGGAGCGTTGAAGAACCAAACCCAGATAAACAGGACGAGTTGGTGTTTAGGCTTAAAAAATGCGAACTGTTGAAGTCTTACGAGCGGCAACAGGGCATAGGGGAACGAATTAAGAGTCACTTCATTCCTGAGCATATTTTGAACGCCACCTTTGACGACATTGAACCTGATCCTCCGAGGATGGCAGCTATTGCGGGAGCAGTGAAGTTTTGTAGTGAATTTGTTCCCAAAGAAACGGTACAAGGATTGTATTTGTACGGCCCAATGGGAGTCGGCAAGAGCCGTTTTGCCGGAGCTATCGCACGGGAGTTAGCTAAATGTGAAGTGGATGTCCTTATGGTGTATGTACCCGACTTTATCGAAGAGATTAAGGATGCCATCGGCTCCAAAGAGAGCGTAGCAAAGAAACTGGATGCTCTCAGAACGGTACCAGTGCTTATCTTGGATGATATTGGAGCGGAGTCCATGAGTGGATGGGTTAGGGATGAAGTTATTGGTCCGGTTCTCCAGAGACGTATGGAGAGGTTGCCGACGATATACACATCCAATTTAACGATACAAGAGTTGTTCAAACATTTTGCTAACGCCAAGGGATCTCAGGATGAAAAGAAGGCAGCTCGAATCATAGAGAGAATCGAACCATTTGTTAAGTCGCTGCCAGTTGGCGGAAGAAATAGACGGAGGGGATAA